A section of the Clostridium omnivorum genome encodes:
- a CDS encoding 4Fe-4S binding protein, which yields MKRQKVRKLLLVTAFLLFPITMWYLSPYIIIQGAMERIINGSFIVFSIMLFGSIFLGRFFCGYLCPAGGLQECAFSINDKSPKQSWRNNIKYVIWCVWIAAVIASFILGKNNVTIDPFYMTDHGIFIAL from the coding sequence TTGAAAAGACAAAAGGTTAGAAAACTTCTTCTGGTTACAGCATTTTTATTATTTCCTATTACTATGTGGTATCTTTCACCATACATTATTATTCAAGGTGCTATGGAAAGAATTATTAATGGAAGTTTTATTGTATTTTCCATTATGTTGTTTGGTTCAATATTTTTAGGGAGATTCTTTTGCGGATATTTATGCCCTGCAGGCGGTCTGCAAGAATGTGCTTTCTCCATAAATGATAAATCACCAAAACAAAGCTGGAGAAATAATATTAAATATGTTATCTGGTGTGTTTGGATAGCTGCAGTTATAGCAAGCTTTATTTTAGGTAAAAACAATGTGACTATAGATCCTTTTTATATGACTGATCATGGAATATTTATTGCTTTATAA
- a CDS encoding PadR family transcriptional regulator — protein sequence MANDKKMDQVILGLLSHESLTGYEIKKRIDTMLKYFWSGSYGSIYPTLSSLVADGFVTKNETVENGRDKIIYTITNTGRYHLQEWLAIPVTKDELRYETLLKLFFGSVAGTKISLEHIENFEEKIKNELIVLKGAVMSLEGILQDDAHKYYFLTALFGVKAYEAYLDWCDEAKKILK from the coding sequence ATGGCAAATGACAAGAAAATGGATCAAGTGATTTTGGGGCTGTTAAGCCATGAATCCTTGACAGGATATGAAATAAAAAAACGTATTGACACAATGTTAAAATACTTCTGGAGCGGCAGCTATGGAAGTATTTATCCAACCCTCAGTTCATTAGTGGCGGATGGCTTTGTTACGAAAAATGAGACTGTGGAAAATGGCAGAGATAAAATCATTTATACTATTACAAATACTGGACGATATCATTTACAGGAATGGCTTGCTATTCCTGTAACAAAGGACGAACTTCGCTATGAGACTCTTTTAAAACTATTTTTCGGCAGTGTTGCTGGTACAAAGATTTCACTAGAGCATATTGAGAATTTTGAGGAAAAGATAAAAAACGAACTTATCGTTTTGAAGGGAGCAGTAATGTCTTTAGAAGGCATTCTTCAAGATGATGCCCATAAATATTACTTTCTCACTGCCCTATTTGGAGTAAAAGCCTATGAAGCATATTTGGATTGGTGTGATGAAGCAAAGAAAATTTTGAAGTGA
- a CDS encoding serine hydrolase domain-containing protein, producing the protein MKLKTIESYMNKYIKIWPFSGTIGVLSKGKIVFSKSFGMACHEYSIPNNIDTCYSLGSMSKQFTAFLIMLLYEQKKLDIDNPINMYLPKELYIDNRITAHHLLSHTSGLHQFYNWEDDFFQIYDRNTFNRQEFFDKFIKRPLSFEPGSQFEYNNANYNILAWAIENIVGMDFCDALKKYIFQPLGMENTVLDDGHNIIRNKAFPYQMDRNEIVRCQYYNEKFSVGAGAVFSNFADLCKWYYSLKNRVYLSENTYTRFFNENKNGYCYGLNKDNVYGRTRFYHGGDHLGVMTYRQDFYNEDICIVVLSNLECGNNYHIGNAITELLFTGQTEEPKKIPELKLDKSNLSKYEGVYFKDKIVLELGEEGLEFVRFNGDVHHLLYPVGKNVFAKKWYAQTTPYMLTECEDGNFEFFGYVNK; encoded by the coding sequence ATGAAATTGAAAACGATAGAAAGTTATATGAATAAATATATAAAAATCTGGCCATTTTCAGGCACTATAGGTGTTTTAAGCAAAGGTAAAATTGTATTTAGCAAATCCTTTGGTATGGCCTGCCATGAATATTCTATTCCAAATAATATAGATACATGTTATTCTCTTGGATCAATGTCTAAACAGTTTACTGCATTTTTAATAATGCTATTATATGAACAGAAAAAGCTAGATATTGATAATCCCATAAACATGTATCTGCCAAAGGAATTATACATTGATAATAGAATTACAGCTCATCATTTATTATCCCATACTTCAGGACTTCATCAGTTTTATAACTGGGAGGATGATTTTTTTCAAATCTATGACAGAAACACTTTTAATCGTCAGGAATTCTTCGATAAATTTATAAAAAGACCGCTAAGTTTTGAACCTGGGAGCCAGTTTGAATACAATAATGCTAATTACAATATTCTTGCATGGGCAATTGAAAATATAGTTGGAATGGATTTTTGCGATGCTTTAAAAAAGTATATTTTTCAGCCTCTTGGCATGGAAAATACTGTTTTGGACGATGGACATAATATTATAAGAAACAAGGCTTTTCCATATCAGATGGATAGAAATGAAATAGTAAGGTGCCAATACTATAATGAAAAATTCAGCGTTGGCGCTGGAGCCGTATTTTCAAATTTCGCTGATTTGTGCAAATGGTATTACAGCCTCAAAAATAGAGTATACTTATCAGAAAATACCTATACTCGTTTTTTCAATGAAAATAAAAATGGTTATTGCTATGGATTAAACAAGGACAATGTATATGGGCGAACAAGATTCTATCACGGAGGAGATCATTTAGGAGTGATGACCTACAGGCAGGATTTTTATAATGAGGATATATGTATTGTAGTACTATCTAATCTTGAATGCGGCAACAATTACCACATTGGTAATGCTATTACTGAACTTCTTTTTACTGGACAAACTGAGGAACCTAAAAAAATACCCGAATTAAAATTGGACAAATCTAACCTTTCGAAATATGAAGGAGTATATTTTAAGGATAAGATAGTTTTAGAATTAGGTGAAGAAGGATTAGAATTTGTGCGTTTCAACGGTGATGTGCATCATCTTCTATATCCAGTAGGAAAAAATGTATTTGCAAAAAAGTGGTATGCACAAACCACCCCTTATATGCTTACAGAATGTGAAGATGGCAACTTTGAATTTTTTGGGTATGTAAATAAATAA
- a CDS encoding GNAT family N-acetyltransferase: protein MSDLFLAEPSSEYKRSFENYVLAYKRINDNYYFNKYKSALENYEGYLNNVYYYSKENNLPEGEVATSTFWLIDEKEVVGVVRVRHQEVECAGHIGYDISPDYRNRGYGAQILKLALIKARELGIEEAIVTCNIDNIASKKIIEKSNGKLLGTIFDEEENEWLYKYSIAVTYY from the coding sequence ATGTCAGATTTATTTTTAGCTGAGCCTAGCAGTGAATATAAAAGGAGCTTTGAAAATTACGTTTTAGCATACAAAAGAATAAATGATAACTATTATTTTAATAAATATAAAAGCGCATTAGAAAATTATGAGGGCTATTTAAACAATGTTTACTATTATTCCAAGGAAAATAACTTACCTGAAGGGGAGGTAGCTACTTCAACTTTTTGGTTAATCGATGAAAAAGAAGTTGTAGGAGTAGTAAGAGTTAGACACCAAGAGGTAGAATGTGCAGGTCATATTGGTTATGATATATCACCAGACTATAGGAATAGAGGTTATGGAGCTCAAATTTTAAAACTGGCATTAATAAAGGCTAGAGAGTTAGGAATAGAAGAGGCTATTGTAACCTGCAATATAGACAATATAGCCTCAAAGAAGATTATTGAAAAGAGCAATGGAAAACTATTAGGAACTATCTTTGATGAAGAAGAAAATGAATGGCTATACAAGTATAGTATTGCAGTAACATACTATTAA
- a CDS encoding TM1266 family iron-only hydrogenase system putative regulator: protein MQTRIAIIGIIVENKNSVEKLNSILHEYSEYIIGRMGIPYPKHHISIISVAIDAPSDVISALSGKLGMLPDVNIKTVYSKMSIGE, encoded by the coding sequence ATGCAAACAAGGATTGCTATTATTGGGATTATTGTTGAAAACAAAAACTCTGTAGAAAAGTTAAATAGTATCTTACATGAATACAGCGAATATATAATAGGCAGAATGGGAATCCCCTACCCAAAACACCACATTAGCATTATTAGCGTGGCTATAGATGCACCAAGTGATGTTATTAGTGCTCTCTCCGGAAAATTAGGTATGCTGCCAGACGTGAACATCAAAACAGTTTATTCAAAGATGTCTATCGGTGAGTAA
- a CDS encoding NAD(P)/FAD-dependent oxidoreductase — protein MEVAIMGAGMSGLSCAITLERHGIKPAIFEKRNRVGDRFVNGEATFSILNRPIKDDLLHLKENFHINLVPTDTVKKLVVHSKNEVGSIDGTIGYVNIRGRHQNSYECQLEKQVKTKINFNSTYEYEQLCKEFEYIILAPGDGEYAAKLGNYRCDLTCTIKGATVEGEFLTSIAHVWFNYDIIPKGYAWLIPFSESEANLVIAYPDYPNNIKLDISTIWESFYSTACKDLDQNFRITDRFEITRYMMGICDKPIIDNTYFVGNCFGTISPGLGFGQFASMLTGIYSAYDLCNLGKYEELVKPLFENYNKSIILRRFLENLNDNNIDLIIKNLDNKLFNGIIDKVCSNESQLEVLKVLTPSMTIWNNYKNSKA, from the coding sequence ATGGAAGTTGCTATTATGGGAGCAGGAATGTCTGGATTATCTTGTGCTATAACCTTAGAAAGACATGGTATTAAACCAGCTATTTTTGAAAAAAGAAATCGTGTTGGAGATAGATTTGTGAATGGAGAAGCTACCTTTAGCATTCTAAATAGGCCAATTAAAGATGATTTGCTGCATCTTAAAGAAAATTTCCATATAAATTTAGTGCCTACAGATACGGTTAAAAAATTAGTGGTACATTCTAAAAATGAAGTGGGAAGCATTGATGGTACTATAGGTTATGTGAATATTAGAGGCAGGCATCAAAATTCTTATGAATGTCAATTAGAAAAGCAGGTTAAAACTAAAATTAACTTTAATTCCACTTATGAATATGAACAATTATGCAAGGAATTTGAATATATAATATTAGCACCTGGAGATGGTGAATATGCTGCTAAACTTGGAAATTACAGATGTGACCTAACCTGCACCATAAAAGGTGCAACAGTTGAGGGTGAATTTCTTACAAGTATTGCTCATGTATGGTTTAACTATGATATAATTCCAAAGGGATATGCATGGCTGATACCTTTTTCTGAAAGTGAAGCTAATTTGGTTATAGCTTATCCAGATTATCCAAACAATATAAAACTTGATATAAGCACTATATGGGAATCCTTTTATAGCACGGCTTGTAAAGATTTAGATCAAAATTTCAGGATTACTGATAGATTCGAGATTACAAGATATATGATGGGTATATGTGATAAGCCAATAATTGATAATACATATTTCGTAGGAAATTGTTTTGGGACAATATCACCAGGGCTTGGCTTTGGGCAGTTTGCTTCAATGCTAACAGGTATTTATTCAGCTTATGATTTGTGCAATTTGGGTAAATATGAGGAACTAGTAAAACCATTATTTGAAAACTATAATAAATCAATTATACTAAGAAGATTTTTGGAAAATCTGAATGATAACAATATAGATTTAATAATAAAAAACTTAGATAATAAATTGTTTAATGGGATAATTGATAAAGTATGCAGTAATGAAAGCCAGCTTGAAGTACTTAAAGTCTTGACCCCTTCAATGACTATCTGGAATAATTATAAAAATTCAAAAGCTTAA
- a CDS encoding MFS transporter, which produces MGKKKAAKNATLPYAILQSMVWGNFGVLICYAGKFSLAQGLSNTQYGIIFGIVSGSAFILQLMLAQIVGKSTKREALSFAILVQSGVTVICGAVLYFAGLQRYPAVVLLAVMCILLQTFPATVDSYGMLKIQVGMHINLGISRGFGSLAYSVITYLCGWSIAEFGIKVVPFMGTLLALALFGGVLAFPKEIATTKQEHSDNLVKQKLWDKSFTMALAGFFFLYASHNFLCNYMYQIVVARGGSESTMGLATSIGAMLELPAMFLVVKLMKIKRCDFWLKASGVFMTMKALLYFMSGSMMGIFAAQLMQLGGFSLFSITSVYYIGSTVSIENSVRGQTYRAATCTFSNLLAYFLGGVVCDYTSPQGVIALSIACGLIGTIILLFSCHKVEKAVGVS; this is translated from the coding sequence ATGGGAAAAAAGAAGGCAGCTAAAAATGCAACACTTCCTTACGCCATTCTGCAGTCAATGGTATGGGGGAATTTTGGCGTGTTAATCTGCTATGCAGGCAAATTCAGCCTTGCTCAGGGACTTTCCAATACTCAATATGGTATTATTTTTGGAATAGTGTCGGGAAGTGCATTTATACTTCAGTTGATGCTGGCACAAATCGTTGGGAAAAGCACCAAAAGAGAAGCACTTAGCTTCGCAATACTTGTTCAATCTGGGGTTACAGTAATCTGTGGTGCTGTGTTGTATTTCGCTGGGCTTCAGAGATATCCAGCTGTAGTTCTTCTCGCAGTTATGTGTATATTGCTGCAGACTTTTCCGGCTACGGTCGATTCTTATGGCATGTTGAAGATACAGGTAGGTATGCATATAAATCTTGGAATTTCTCGAGGCTTCGGTTCATTAGCTTATAGTGTCATTACTTATTTATGCGGATGGAGTATTGCAGAATTTGGCATAAAGGTAGTTCCTTTTATGGGAACTCTTCTGGCTCTTGCACTATTTGGTGGTGTATTGGCATTCCCAAAGGAAATAGCTACAACAAAGCAAGAACACAGCGATAATTTAGTTAAGCAAAAGTTATGGGATAAAAGCTTTACCATGGCTCTTGCAGGCTTCTTTTTTCTTTATGCAAGTCATAATTTTCTATGCAATTATATGTATCAGATAGTGGTAGCACGTGGCGGAAGCGAGTCTACAATGGGTCTAGCCACTTCCATTGGAGCAATGCTTGAACTCCCAGCTATGTTTCTAGTAGTTAAGCTTATGAAAATTAAACGTTGTGATTTTTGGCTGAAAGCTTCAGGCGTTTTTATGACAATGAAAGCACTGCTTTATTTTATGTCGGGATCTATGATGGGTATATTTGCAGCACAGTTAATGCAACTAGGCGGGTTTTCACTGTTTTCAATCACCTCTGTTTATTATATAGGTTCAACGGTATCAATTGAAAATTCTGTACGTGGACAGACTTATCGTGCCGCAACTTGTACGTTCAGCAATTTGCTAGCTTATTTTCTTGGAGGCGTGGTTTGCGATTATACTAGCCCTCAGGGGGTTATAGCATTATCAATTGCATGTGGACTGATTGGAACTATAATACTACTTTTTTCCTGCCATAAAGTTGAAAAAGCAGTAGGGGTAAGTTAA
- a CDS encoding M20 metallopeptidase family protein, giving the protein MNEMNFELAKKLRHELHKHPELSNHEVWTKKHLLEFLKRYTKLEIVDNENWFYAIYRAGKDKPNIAFRADIDALPFQENDSIPYASKVPGIAHKCGHDGHAAGLCALAMEVDQNGADKNVFFLFQHAEETGDGAAQCKSFISLNNIEEIFAIHSMSGLEYNSINVIDGTIQCASKGMIIHFEGSPTHASQPELGKNPAFAIAQIVVSIPNVISCAKNKGMVLCTVVQIDVGERAFGMSASRGNLLLTIRALYEDEMEALQKSIEELAKSEADKYGLKVTFSYQDYFPETKNHIESNNKIRMVCRNKGIQINELKEAIRPSEDFGHYTKLTKGSMCFIGNGYDYPHIHTSDFDYRDELIKTTVELFKGLIDL; this is encoded by the coding sequence ATGAATGAAATGAATTTTGAACTAGCAAAAAAATTACGTCACGAATTACATAAACACCCCGAACTTTCAAATCATGAGGTTTGGACAAAAAAACACTTGCTAGAATTTCTTAAAAGGTACACAAAACTTGAAATTGTTGATAATGAGAATTGGTTCTATGCCATATATAGAGCTGGTAAAGATAAACCAAACATTGCCTTTCGTGCCGATATCGATGCTCTACCTTTTCAAGAAAATGATTCTATTCCATATGCTTCTAAGGTGCCCGGCATAGCTCATAAATGCGGTCATGACGGACATGCAGCTGGACTATGTGCACTAGCAATGGAAGTTGATCAAAATGGTGCAGATAAAAACGTGTTTTTCTTATTTCAGCATGCAGAAGAAACTGGTGATGGCGCTGCTCAATGTAAATCCTTTATTTCTTTAAATAATATTGAAGAAATTTTTGCAATACATAGTATGAGCGGCCTTGAGTACAATTCAATTAACGTTATTGATGGCACAATTCAATGTGCATCTAAAGGAATGATAATTCACTTTGAAGGTTCACCAACCCATGCTAGTCAACCTGAGCTAGGAAAAAATCCCGCATTTGCTATTGCTCAAATAGTTGTCTCTATTCCAAATGTAATTTCCTGTGCTAAAAACAAAGGTATGGTTCTATGTACTGTTGTTCAAATTGATGTGGGTGAAAGAGCTTTTGGCATGTCAGCTAGCAGAGGTAACCTGCTGCTGACTATACGTGCTCTTTATGAAGATGAAATGGAGGCTCTTCAGAAAAGTATTGAAGAACTTGCTAAATCAGAGGCAGATAAGTATGGCTTGAAAGTAACCTTCTCATATCAGGATTACTTTCCAGAAACTAAAAACCATATAGAAAGCAATAATAAAATTCGTATGGTTTGCCGCAATAAGGGCATACAAATAAATGAGTTAAAAGAAGCCATTAGACCTTCGGAAGACTTTGGACATTATACTAAATTGACAAAAGGCTCAATGTGTTTTATTGGAAACGGATATGACTACCCTCATATTCACACATCAGATTTTGATTATAGAGATGAACTTATTAAAACAACAGTTGAACTTTTCAAAGGACTGATAGACTTATAA
- the yeiL gene encoding transcriptional regulator YeiL — translation MERVTSPEQIKIAAESSEFFHYFSDHILTFTQIHRFEADEFILCEGQTPEYLYFVVDGKAKVYITHSNGKTSLVNFLYAPCFIGEMELLNAQRDAIGVQAMTTVTCIAIPMQQFRNTLLSDSVFLRELCIYLGKKATNNSRTYTHNMSYPLENRLARCIQLTAHGSIYSEKHTETAEYLAVTYRHLLFVIANFIKKGILKKITNGYKILDHDALNHLANID, via the coding sequence ATGGAACGTGTCACATCACCTGAACAAATTAAAATAGCTGCAGAGAGCTCGGAATTTTTCCATTATTTTTCTGATCACATACTTACTTTTACTCAAATACATCGCTTTGAAGCTGATGAATTTATATTATGTGAAGGTCAGACACCAGAATATCTTTACTTTGTAGTAGATGGTAAGGCAAAGGTTTATATTACCCACAGCAATGGTAAAACTTCGCTGGTTAATTTTCTGTATGCACCCTGCTTTATAGGTGAAATGGAGCTTCTTAACGCTCAAAGGGATGCCATTGGAGTACAAGCTATGACTACAGTTACTTGTATTGCCATACCCATGCAGCAATTCCGTAATACTTTATTAAGCGATTCAGTATTTCTTAGAGAACTCTGCATATATCTAGGAAAAAAGGCTACTAATAATTCACGCACCTATACACACAACATGTCCTACCCGCTTGAAAATCGACTTGCCAGGTGTATTCAACTCACTGCCCACGGAAGTATTTACTCAGAAAAACATACCGAGACTGCAGAATATCTTGCTGTAACTTATAGACACCTATTATTTGTGATAGCTAACTTTATAAAAAAAGGAATCCTTAAGAAGATCACAAATGGATACAAAATCCTTGATCATGATGCCTTAAATCATCTTGCTAATATAGACTAA
- a CDS encoding alpha/beta fold hydrolase has protein sequence MGYYIKAEADVKIYVEDLNPKGNKTILFLHGWPGSHKLFEYQFDSLPKMGFRCIGIDTRGFGYSDKPWNGYNYDRLSDDVRVVIDSLKLKDITLAGHSTGGAIAIRYMARHKGYGVSKLALFAAAAPSLIKRPNFPYGLNKETVLQIIDGTYSDRPKMLQGFGDNFFYKHISEAFSEWFFQLGLQASGWATAAIAKTWINEVLFSDLKAINVPTLIIHGIHDEVVPFELGEIQKQTIRNSKLIPFNYSGHGAFYDERDKFNKELVKFIEE, from the coding sequence ATGGGCTACTATATTAAGGCAGAAGCTGATGTGAAAATTTACGTGGAGGATCTTAACCCAAAAGGCAATAAGACAATCTTATTTTTACACGGGTGGCCTGGAAGTCATAAACTGTTTGAATATCAGTTTGACAGTCTTCCTAAGATGGGGTTTAGATGCATAGGTATTGATACCAGGGGATTTGGATATTCGGATAAGCCTTGGAACGGCTATAATTACGACAGGTTGTCAGATGATGTTAGAGTTGTAATAGATTCATTAAAGCTAAAGGATATTACTCTGGCAGGACATTCAACTGGAGGAGCAATTGCCATAAGATATATGGCTCGCCATAAAGGCTATGGAGTATCAAAACTGGCTCTTTTTGCGGCAGCGGCACCTAGTCTTATTAAGCGTCCTAATTTTCCTTATGGTCTGAACAAAGAAACTGTCTTGCAAATAATTGATGGAACATACAGTGACCGTCCTAAAATGCTTCAGGGCTTTGGTGATAACTTTTTCTATAAGCATATATCTGAAGCTTTTTCAGAATGGTTCTTCCAATTAGGATTACAAGCATCAGGTTGGGCCACAGCAGCTATAGCAAAAACTTGGATAAATGAAGTGCTTTTTTCGGATCTGAAAGCAATAAATGTTCCTACTTTAATCATCCATGGGATTCATGATGAAGTAGTACCTTTTGAATTAGGGGAAATACAAAAGCAAACTATTAGAAATTCAAAACTTATACCTTTTAATTACAGCGGACATGGGGCATTTTATGATGAACGCGATAAATTTAATAAAGAATTAGTGAAGTTTATAGAAGAATAG
- a CDS encoding MFS transporter, which yields MEAYNKSVYKNRWMILSVVVLLPFMATLDSTIVNVALPVMVNIFSVTMSSIQLIVICYLISIVSTILFFGRLGDIKGKSIVFNIGLLVFTAGSLLCGLSENLTFLVLARIVQALGASAAMANNQGIITQVFPSNERGRALGISGTFLALGTMIGPPLGGFIVSYFSWNYIFLINIPIGIIATAVGFKILPCSIKNKTENIDFLGAVLFGISVILMFYSLVRGQTIGYGNTVILASFAVAIFLFIIFIFIEEKSKYPLLDLSIFKNSLFSVGILCTFISYMSINSNNIVQPFYLENVLKIAPSTTGIIMMTYPVILTMISPFSGYLSDKIGSEFLTFIGLLLIGTSMLLMATLSQDTPIWLMCIYISIMAIGNGLFLPPNNSLVMSSAPRDKLGIAGSVNAFIRNLGQSSGVALSTLLLYSLMSIKMGTKVFGYVEGRNGVFIFGMRYVYIMDALICLLGVVLTAIRLKKKKIVNHMP from the coding sequence ATGGAAGCATACAATAAGAGTGTCTATAAAAATCGATGGATGATATTATCGGTTGTAGTTCTACTTCCATTTATGGCAACCCTGGACAGCACCATTGTAAACGTAGCACTGCCAGTGATGGTTAATATATTTTCAGTTACTATGTCCTCTATACAGCTAATAGTAATTTGTTATCTCATTTCAATAGTTAGCACAATATTATTCTTTGGCAGATTAGGTGATATAAAGGGAAAATCTATAGTTTTTAATATTGGATTACTTGTATTTACTGCTGGATCATTGCTTTGTGGATTATCAGAAAATCTTACCTTTCTAGTGCTTGCAAGGATTGTTCAAGCTTTAGGTGCCTCCGCTGCTATGGCAAATAATCAAGGAATAATTACTCAAGTGTTCCCTTCAAACGAAAGAGGAAGAGCCCTTGGTATATCTGGAACCTTTTTAGCATTGGGCACAATGATTGGACCGCCTTTAGGAGGTTTTATTGTCTCCTACTTCAGTTGGAATTATATTTTTCTTATAAATATACCTATAGGCATCATAGCTACTGCAGTTGGCTTTAAAATTTTGCCTTGCAGCATAAAAAATAAAACTGAGAATATTGATTTTCTTGGAGCTGTACTTTTTGGTATAAGCGTTATCCTAATGTTTTATTCTCTAGTAAGAGGTCAAACTATTGGTTATGGAAATACTGTAATCCTTGCTTCCTTTGCTGTTGCTATCTTTCTATTTATTATATTTATATTTATAGAAGAGAAATCAAAGTATCCACTTTTAGATCTTTCTATATTTAAAAATTCTCTTTTTTCTGTTGGAATATTATGTACCTTTATCTCCTATATGTCTATCAACAGCAATAACATAGTCCAACCTTTTTATCTTGAAAATGTTTTGAAAATTGCTCCAAGCACTACGGGTATTATTATGATGACCTACCCTGTAATCCTAACCATGATTTCCCCTTTCAGCGGCTATCTGTCTGATAAAATTGGATCAGAGTTTTTAACTTTCATAGGACTATTACTTATAGGTACATCAATGCTGCTAATGGCAACTTTAAGCCAAGATACTCCAATTTGGCTCATGTGCATATATATATCAATAATGGCTATAGGAAACGGTTTGTTTTTACCTCCTAATAACTCCTTAGTAATGTCCTCAGCTCCAAGGGATAAGCTTGGCATTGCTGGAAGTGTAAATGCTTTTATTAGAAATTTAGGACAATCGTCTGGTGTTGCACTGTCAACCTTACTTCTCTATTCCTTAATGAGTATAAAAATGGGCACTAAAGTATTTGGTTACGTAGAAGGTAGAAATGGCGTATTCATTTTTGGAATGAGATATGTGTATATTATGGATGCTCTCATATGCCTTCTAGGAGTTGTGCTTACAGCTATAAGGTTAAAAAAGAAAAAAATAGTGAACCACATGCCATAG
- a CDS encoding 4Fe-4S binding protein → MFGKRTFCHYFCWMAPFMVIGVKLGKLMHVPQLHIKVNHEKCISCKQCNKKCPMSLDVVGMVSKGQLSNTECILCGECIDICPKKVLRYSMKK, encoded by the coding sequence TTGTTTGGCAAAAGAACTTTCTGCCATTACTTTTGCTGGATGGCACCATTCATGGTTATTGGAGTAAAACTAGGCAAACTGATGCATGTTCCGCAGCTGCATATCAAAGTAAATCATGAAAAATGTATCTCATGCAAGCAGTGCAATAAAAAATGTCCTATGAGCTTAGATGTGGTAGGAATGGTGTCTAAAGGACAATTAAGTAATACGGAATGTATATTATGTGGTGAATGTATAGATATATGTCCAAAAAAAGTACTAAGATATAGTATGAAGAAATGA